In Gammaproteobacteria bacterium (ex Lamellibrachia satsuma), a single genomic region encodes these proteins:
- a CDS encoding sugar transferase, which produces MFDEKSREISRLLYLLDILLTLLVFLLAYRLRQIFIPGASADLISHFALVPLVWVPLGYFLSRFGAYRGLRIVSIPSYAWMVVKALGISLAILIGLLFLLKVQFVSRPLVAIFAMFDIVVLVGVRAGLKWWYFRRSIQKGENFLKVLIIGVGERAQRLTEMLNRHSEWGIDIVGYLDTDPKHVGDEVMGAKVLATADKIQEILTSQVIDEVILAVPRSRLSHMEEIVSACEEQGVRFRFMADVFELEVARTQLVDLDGIPLLTFDPVAQNEGMLLAKRLMDLIIVLTAMPVILPVMGLIALAIKLDDGGPVFFVQHRVGLRKRLFPMLKFRSMVVDAEAKMKEIEHLNEAEGPIFKIERDPRVTRVGEFIRKTSLDEFPQLLNVIRGHMSLVGPRPMSQRDVELFDTGIQRKRFSVKPGLTCIWQISGRSNLPFEKWLELDLKYIDGWSLWLDLKILLLTIPIVLKGSGAV; this is translated from the coding sequence ATGTTTGACGAAAAATCAAGGGAAATAAGTAGGTTATTGTACCTTCTTGATATTCTGCTAACGCTATTGGTGTTTCTGCTGGCATATCGTCTGCGTCAGATATTCATTCCTGGCGCCAGTGCCGATCTGATATCCCATTTTGCCTTGGTGCCACTCGTTTGGGTGCCCTTGGGGTATTTCCTCTCTCGTTTTGGCGCCTACAGGGGACTACGGATTGTCTCCATTCCATCTTATGCCTGGATGGTGGTTAAGGCTTTGGGGATCAGTCTTGCAATACTTATCGGATTGCTTTTTTTGCTCAAGGTGCAGTTTGTCAGCCGTCCCCTGGTGGCAATATTTGCCATGTTCGATATTGTTGTTCTTGTCGGCGTTCGTGCGGGTCTCAAATGGTGGTATTTCAGACGCTCGATTCAAAAGGGCGAAAATTTTCTGAAGGTACTGATTATCGGTGTGGGTGAGAGGGCCCAGCGTCTGACGGAAATGTTGAATCGCCATAGCGAGTGGGGCATTGATATTGTGGGTTACCTCGATACCGATCCAAAGCATGTCGGTGATGAAGTGATGGGTGCAAAAGTGCTCGCCACCGCAGATAAAATACAGGAGATCCTGACCAGCCAGGTAATCGATGAGGTGATTTTGGCAGTGCCTCGCAGCCGCTTGAGTCACATGGAGGAGATTGTCAGTGCCTGCGAAGAGCAGGGTGTTCGTTTCCGATTTATGGCAGATGTCTTTGAGCTGGAAGTTGCCCGCACGCAGCTGGTGGACCTCGATGGCATCCCGCTGTTGACATTTGACCCTGTCGCGCAGAATGAAGGCATGCTACTCGCTAAACGCCTGATGGATCTGATAATTGTGCTGACTGCCATGCCTGTCATTCTGCCTGTAATGGGATTAATTGCGCTTGCCATCAAACTAGATGATGGTGGCCCGGTTTTTTTCGTCCAACATCGGGTGGGCTTGCGTAAGCGCCTGTTCCCCATGCTCAAATTCCGCTCGATGGTAGTGGATGCTGAGGCCAAGATGAAAGAGATAGAACATCTGAACGAGGCGGAGGGACCGATTTTTAAAATAGAAAGGGATCCTAGGGTAACTCGTGTGGGTGAATTTATCCGCAAGACGAGTCTTGACGAATTCCCGCAATTGCTGAATGTAATACGCGGCCATATGAGCTTGGTAGGTCCCCGCCCAATGTCGCAGCGTGATGTTGAATTATTCGACACAGGTATCCAACGCAAGCGGTTCAGCGTGAAACCCGGATTGACCTGTATCTGGCAAATTTCAGGTCGGAGTAACCTGCCTTTCGAAAAATGGCTGGAACTGGATCTGAAATATATCGATGGATGGTCGCTCTGGCTTGACCTGAAAATTCTCTTATTAACCATACCGATTGTTCTCAAGGGAAGTGGTGCTGTCTAG
- a CDS encoding general secretion pathway protein GspF: MSLQRARSAEEYVEWIRQAVFEVQDLRSCMEYELEEMERFPAFLAHLEEGITTIQQSMVDGEYHFGREDLPFMDMVNRHADDIPFAVLLRQINETHRKGIDVNASND, from the coding sequence GCCCGAAGTGCTGAAGAGTATGTGGAGTGGATCAGGCAAGCCGTGTTTGAGGTGCAGGATCTTCGCAGCTGTATGGAGTACGAGCTGGAGGAGATGGAACGCTTCCCCGCCTTTCTGGCTCACTTGGAGGAGGGGATCACGACGATCCAGCAGAGCATGGTCGATGGCGAATACCATTTTGGACGGGAAGATCTGCCTTTCATGGATATGGTAAACCGGCACGCTGACGACATTCCCTTCGCCGTGCTGTTGCGGCAGATAAATGAAACGCATCGCAAGGGGATCGATGTGAATGCATCCAACGACTGA
- the hemN gene encoding oxygen-independent coproporphyrinogen III oxidase, with protein MDQSIVFDLDLIAKYDQSGPRYTSYPTAVQFHEGFGEADYRRVAQESNASGDPLSLYFHIPFCDTVCFYCACNKVATKDRSLADKYLQRVYKEMEMQGALFDRSRKVEQLHWGGGTPTFISHDEMRELVRQTRKHFTLLDDDSGEYSIEIDPREALGDTIKVLRELGFNRMSLGVQDFEESVQKAVNRIQSKEDTLSVLQSARDEGFRSISIDLIYGLPFQSLGSFEGTLDQILEVDPDRLSVFNYAHLPERFKPQRRINEAELPSPQEKLDILQMTIEKLTGAGYVYVGMDHFAKPDDELVIAQRNGTLYRNFQGYSTHADCDLVALGATSIGMVGPTYAQNKRTLDEYYDRIDQGKLAVFRGVELNRDDQIRRDVITRLICHFTLNFAAVNAQWEIDFQSYFATELENLSGMAEDGLVDLTERGIDVLPRGRLLIRNICMQFDAYLNSKESKGSFSKVI; from the coding sequence ATGGATCAATCAATTGTCTTCGATCTTGACCTGATCGCAAAATATGATCAGAGCGGGCCGCGTTACACCTCCTATCCTACAGCCGTACAGTTTCACGAGGGTTTTGGAGAAGCCGACTACCGGCGGGTTGCCCAGGAGAGCAATGCTTCCGGTGATCCGCTATCGCTCTATTTCCACATTCCGTTTTGCGACACGGTATGTTTCTATTGCGCCTGCAACAAGGTGGCGACTAAGGATCGAAGCCTTGCAGACAAGTACCTGCAGCGGGTTTACAAAGAAATGGAGATGCAGGGGGCACTTTTTGACCGCTCCCGCAAGGTTGAGCAGCTGCATTGGGGTGGCGGAACCCCCACCTTTATCAGTCATGATGAGATGCGTGAGCTGGTACGGCAGACGCGCAAACACTTTACGCTGCTCGATGATGACAGTGGTGAGTACTCCATAGAAATAGATCCCCGGGAGGCCTTGGGCGATACCATCAAGGTGTTGCGTGAGCTGGGTTTTAACCGTATGAGCCTGGGAGTGCAGGATTTCGAGGAGAGTGTGCAAAAGGCGGTCAACCGTATCCAGTCTAAAGAGGATACGCTGAGTGTCCTGCAGTCGGCCAGGGATGAGGGTTTTCGGTCGATCAGCATTGATTTGATCTATGGCCTGCCGTTTCAGAGCCTCGGCAGTTTTGAAGGGACTTTGGATCAGATTCTGGAAGTCGACCCTGACCGGCTCTCCGTTTTCAACTATGCGCACCTGCCGGAACGCTTCAAGCCCCAGCGGCGCATCAATGAGGCTGAGCTTCCAAGCCCACAGGAGAAGCTCGATATCCTCCAGATGACCATCGAAAAGCTCACTGGGGCAGGTTATGTCTATGTCGGCATGGATCATTTCGCCAAGCCTGATGATGAGTTGGTCATTGCCCAACGGAACGGTACGCTCTATCGAAACTTTCAGGGCTACTCCACCCATGCGGATTGTGATCTGGTGGCGTTAGGCGCAACATCCATCGGCATGGTCGGGCCGACCTATGCACAAAATAAACGCACACTGGATGAATATTATGATCGCATCGACCAGGGAAAACTCGCGGTTTTTCGCGGGGTGGAGCTGAATCGGGACGATCAGATTCGCCGGGATGTCATTACTCGCCTGATCTGCCATTTCACCCTCAATTTCGCTGCCGTCAACGCCCAATGGGAAATCGATTTCCAGAGTTATTTTGCCACAGAGCTCGAAAACCTGAGTGGGATGGCAGAAGACGGGCTGGTGGATCTCACAGAGAGAGGCATCGATGTCCTGCCGAGAGGAAGACTCTTGATAAGAAATATCTGTATGCAGTTTGACGCCTACCTGAATTCCAAGGAGTCAAAAGGCAGTTTTTCTAAAGTAATTTGA